Proteins co-encoded in one Nitratireductor kimnyeongensis genomic window:
- the hflC gene encoding protease modulator HflC, whose protein sequence is MSNRLPILVIIGAVLLFLLYSAIFVVNERQQAIVLRFGEIVDVKTEPGLYFKLPFAFVEADNVQIIEDRIMRFDLDDIRVQVSGGKFYEVDAFIAYSINDPRRFRQTVSGSVALAEQRLRTRLDAALRRVYGLRGFEAALSEERASMMREVAEELRPAAASLGLEIEDVRIRRTDLTAEVSQQTYDRMKAERLAEAERLRARGREAAARIRARADREVVEILAAAQRESEILRGEGEAERNAIFAEAFSRDEDFFEFYRSMNAYQQALNPDGTTMLLSPDSEFFRFFNDSSGGGARVSAPTAQGATTGQ, encoded by the coding sequence ATGTCCAACCGTCTTCCCATACTCGTCATCATTGGCGCGGTTCTGCTCTTCCTGCTCTATTCGGCGATTTTCGTCGTCAATGAGCGGCAGCAGGCCATTGTTCTTCGTTTCGGTGAAATCGTCGACGTGAAGACCGAACCCGGCCTCTATTTCAAGCTGCCCTTCGCTTTTGTCGAGGCGGACAATGTCCAGATCATCGAGGACCGCATCATGCGTTTCGATCTTGACGATATCCGCGTGCAGGTCTCGGGCGGCAAGTTCTACGAGGTGGATGCGTTCATCGCCTATTCGATCAACGATCCGCGCAGGTTCCGTCAGACGGTTTCGGGCAGTGTAGCACTGGCTGAACAGCGGCTGCGGACCCGTCTTGATGCGGCCCTGCGCCGGGTCTACGGTCTGCGTGGCTTCGAGGCGGCTCTTTCGGAAGAGCGTGCATCCATGATGCGTGAAGTGGCCGAGGAACTGCGGCCTGCCGCGGCATCGCTGGGGCTGGAGATCGAGGACGTGCGCATTCGGCGGACCGACCTGACGGCCGAGGTCTCGCAACAGACCTATGACCGCATGAAGGCGGAGCGTCTGGCGGAGGCTGAACGTCTGCGTGCCCGTGGTCGTGAGGCCGCAGCCCGCATTCGTGCCCGTGCCGATCGTGAAGTGGTCGAGATTCTGGCTGCCGCGCAGCGCGAATCGGAGATCCTTCGTGGTGAGGGTGAAGCCGAGCGGAACGCGATCTTCGCTGAAGCATTCTCACGCGATGAGGACTTTTTCGAGTTCTATCGCTCGATGAATGCCTATCAGCAGGCGTTGAACCCCGACGGCACCACCATGCTTCTGTCGCCTGATTCGGAGTTCTTTCGCTTCTTCAATGACTCCAGTGGCGGTGGGGCCCGCGTGTCAGCGCCGACCGCTCAAGGCGCGACCACCGGACAGTGA
- a CDS encoding thymidylate synthase, with protein MRQYLDLLSHVLENGVDRDDRTGTGTRGVFGYQMRFNLEEGFPVLTTKKLHLRSIIHELLWFLRGDTNIAYLKENGVSIWDEWADENGDLGPVYGAQWRSWPAPDGGQIDQIANLLKGLRDNPHSRRHVVSAWNPAEVDSMALPPCHCLFQFHVAEGRLSCQLYQRSADIFLGVPFNIASYALLTMMVAQVSGLRAGDFVHTLGDAHLYSNHFDQAREQLTRTPKPLPTMWINPNVTDLFAFQFEDFRLDGYVADPTIRAPIAV; from the coding sequence ATGCGCCAATATCTCGATCTTCTTTCCCATGTTCTCGAAAACGGTGTCGACCGCGACGATCGCACGGGGACGGGTACGCGCGGCGTTTTCGGCTATCAGATGCGCTTCAATCTGGAGGAGGGCTTTCCTGTTCTCACCACGAAGAAGCTGCATCTGCGCTCGATCATTCACGAATTGCTTTGGTTCCTGAGGGGCGATACGAACATTGCCTATCTGAAGGAGAACGGCGTTTCGATCTGGGACGAGTGGGCGGACGAGAATGGCGATCTCGGGCCCGTCTATGGTGCACAATGGCGCTCCTGGCCGGCACCGGACGGTGGGCAGATCGATCAGATCGCGAATCTTCTCAAAGGATTGCGTGACAATCCTCATTCGCGGCGTCATGTGGTTTCGGCGTGGAATCCGGCCGAGGTCGATTCCATGGCACTGCCGCCATGCCATTGCCTGTTCCAGTTTCATGTGGCGGAGGGGCGGCTCTCCTGCCAGCTCTACCAGCGCTCTGCCGACATCTTTCTCGGCGTGCCTTTCAACATCGCTTCCTATGCGCTTCTGACCATGATGGTGGCGCAGGTGTCGGGGCTTCGGGCAGGCGATTTCGTGCACACGCTGGGCGATGCACATCTTTATTCCAACCATTTCGACCAGGCCCGCGAGCAGCTGACTCGCACGCCAAAGCCGCTGCCGACCATGTGGATCAATCCGAACGTGACCGATCTCTTCGCGTTTCAATTCGAGGACTTCCGGCTTGACGGCTATGTGGCCGATCCGACGATCCGCGCGCCGATTGCTGTTTGA
- a CDS encoding DegQ family serine endoprotease, whose product MFPTKILRATRVAPVAALIALGGLSSTPLILAQEARAEGPASVADLAEGLAGAVVNISTSRSTDGGGSGRVPLPKLPEGSPLQEFFDDFFQDEPEHEQGPRQAQSLGSGFVIDAEEGIVVTNNHVISGADEIVVNFTDGGKLDAELLGVDTKTDLAVLKIDPSKRKLQDVPFGDSDKMRIGDWVMAIGNPFGLGGTVTVGIVSARNREIGSGPYDDFIQTDAAINRGNSGGPLFNMDGEVIGINTAIISPTGGSIGIGFSIPSALAIKVVDQLREFGETRRGWLGVRIQEVTDEIAESLGMDKAMGAMVSGVIEGGPVDDGSIQPGDVIVEFDGKTVDNVRELPRIVAESPVGKAVDVVVVRKGEEETVRVTLGRLEDGEKLASAETPEDKSAGGSEAVSSAAVLGMHMAALDDQLREQFEVSADVSGVVITKVDEGSPASTKGVAAGDVIVEIAQATVSTPKEALDRLEELKGQGRRNALLMLASKNGELRFVTLRMD is encoded by the coding sequence ATGTTCCCGACAAAGATTTTACGCGCCACGCGGGTGGCACCGGTCGCCGCGCTGATCGCGCTGGGTGGTCTCAGCTCCACTCCGTTGATCCTGGCACAGGAGGCCAGGGCGGAAGGCCCGGCTTCCGTGGCAGACCTGGCTGAGGGGCTGGCCGGCGCGGTGGTCAACATTTCCACCTCACGTTCCACGGATGGTGGCGGGTCGGGTCGTGTTCCATTGCCAAAGCTGCCGGAAGGCTCTCCGCTGCAGGAGTTTTTCGACGATTTCTTCCAGGACGAGCCCGAACATGAGCAGGGACCGCGTCAAGCGCAGTCTCTGGGTTCTGGCTTCGTGATCGATGCGGAAGAAGGCATCGTCGTCACGAACAACCACGTCATCTCCGGCGCAGACGAAATCGTCGTCAATTTCACCGACGGCGGTAAACTCGACGCCGAACTGCTGGGCGTTGACACCAAGACCGATCTGGCTGTGCTGAAGATCGACCCGAGCAAGCGCAAATTGCAGGATGTTCCGTTCGGAGATTCCGACAAAATGCGGATTGGCGATTGGGTGATGGCGATCGGCAATCCGTTCGGACTGGGCGGAACGGTGACTGTCGGGATCGTCTCGGCGCGCAACCGTGAAATTGGCTCCGGTCCCTATGACGATTTCATCCAGACGGATGCGGCCATCAATCGTGGCAATTCCGGCGGCCCGCTTTTCAACATGGACGGGGAAGTGATCGGCATCAACACGGCGATCATTTCGCCCACGGGCGGCTCCATCGGCATCGGCTTCTCCATCCCCTCGGCTCTGGCCATCAAGGTGGTGGACCAGTTGCGCGAATTCGGCGAGACACGGCGCGGTTGGCTGGGTGTGCGCATCCAGGAAGTCACGGACGAAATCGCCGAAAGCCTGGGCATGGACAAAGCCATGGGCGCGATGGTGAGCGGTGTCATAGAAGGCGGCCCGGTGGATGACGGCTCCATTCAGCCCGGTGACGTTATCGTGGAGTTCGACGGGAAGACTGTCGACAATGTGCGCGAACTGCCGCGCATCGTTGCCGAGAGCCCGGTTGGCAAGGCCGTGGACGTCGTCGTGGTCCGCAAGGGCGAGGAGGAAACCGTGCGGGTGACACTCGGACGGCTCGAAGACGGCGAGAAACTGGCTTCTGCCGAGACGCCGGAGGATAAGTCTGCCGGCGGCAGCGAGGCGGTGTCGTCGGCGGCTGTTCTTGGAATGCACATGGCCGCGCTGGATGATCAACTGCGAGAGCAGTTTGAAGTTTCCGCCGATGTAAGCGGTGTGGTGATCACCAAGGTTGATGAGGGGTCGCCAGCATCCACGAAGGGTGTGGCCGCGGGCGACGTCATCGTGGAGATCGCGCAGGCTACGGTCTCGACACCCAAGGAAGCGCTGGACCGGCTCGAAGAGCTGAAAGGGCAGGGGCGCCGTAACGCACTGCTGATGCTGGCCTCAAAGAATGGTGAGCTGCGTTTCGTCACTTTGCGGATGGACTGA
- the serB gene encoding phosphoserine phosphatase SerB translates to MSLVATLISHPKKRALTPDVATMAMKALDASAIDWLGENLACDIVLKPGIEPKAADAILREALIDRPVDIAVQNAMGRRKKLLIADMDSTMIDQECIDELAAELGLKEAVAEITRRAMNGEIAFEPALEERVALLKGLSLDVIDSVIEKRITLASGGRTLVATMKASGAFTALVSGGFEQFTGPVGKKLGFDTQQANRLLTHEGKLSGEVARPILGRAAKAEALDRLAAQHGISRQDVLAVGDGANDLDMIERAGLGVALHAKPAVAAQAGVRIDHADLTALLFLQGFREKEFVQ, encoded by the coding sequence ATGTCCCTCGTAGCCACCCTCATCTCACATCCGAAAAAACGCGCATTGACGCCGGACGTTGCGACTATGGCCATGAAGGCGCTCGATGCAAGCGCCATCGACTGGCTGGGGGAAAACCTCGCTTGTGATATCGTCCTGAAGCCAGGCATTGAGCCGAAAGCAGCGGATGCCATCCTGCGCGAAGCCCTCATCGATAGACCCGTGGACATAGCAGTGCAGAATGCTATGGGCCGTCGCAAAAAATTGCTGATCGCCGACATGGATTCAACCATGATCGATCAGGAATGCATCGACGAGCTTGCAGCCGAACTCGGGCTCAAGGAAGCTGTTGCGGAGATAACCCGTCGCGCAATGAATGGCGAGATCGCATTTGAGCCCGCACTGGAAGAACGCGTCGCTTTGCTCAAGGGCTTGTCCCTCGATGTCATCGACAGCGTTATTGAAAAACGCATCACGCTCGCTTCCGGCGGCCGGACACTGGTTGCCACGATGAAGGCGTCCGGTGCTTTCACCGCCCTGGTGTCGGGCGGCTTCGAGCAGTTCACCGGACCCGTGGGCAAAAAACTCGGTTTTGACACCCAACAGGCAAATCGGCTCCTCACGCACGAGGGCAAGCTCAGTGGTGAGGTGGCAAGGCCCATTCTGGGCCGTGCTGCCAAGGCGGAAGCACTTGATCGCCTCGCCGCACAGCATGGCATTTCTCGGCAGGACGTGCTGGCGGTCGGCGATGGGGCCAACGATCTCGACATGATCGAGCGGGCAGGCCTCGGCGTGGCACTTCATGCCAAGCCCGCCGTTGCCGCGCAGGCCGGTGTGCGCATCGACCACGCAGACCTCACAGCACTCCTGTTCCTGCAAGGTTTTCGGGAGAAGGAATTCGTCCAATGA
- a CDS encoding GGDEF domain-containing protein: protein MRFHKAESAFFVFISLVLGAGGMLAYAYWLLRSGIGTFPVPQQLGSFIQLLFVSGVLIATATVFGLFFIYPLIRTQVQEEGKLRAMTETLSARSESLQHAALTDSLTGMQNRRFFDDALREYLQEFRRIEKPVGLMVLDLDHFKQVNDTHGHDVGDEVLRAVARCLKDLTRYHDVVARMGGEEFAIVAPNMNNESLVKLAERIRRAVGALVIETSNVNIRVTISVGLSIWNGRESAEEFYRRADKMLYEAKRLGRNRVCA, encoded by the coding sequence ATGCGTTTCCACAAAGCGGAGTCGGCGTTTTTTGTATTCATTTCGCTCGTTCTGGGAGCGGGTGGAATGCTTGCCTACGCCTACTGGCTTTTACGCTCCGGTATCGGCACGTTTCCTGTTCCCCAGCAGCTTGGAAGCTTCATACAACTCCTGTTCGTTTCAGGGGTGCTGATTGCCACAGCCACCGTTTTTGGCCTGTTCTTCATCTATCCGCTGATCCGCACCCAGGTGCAAGAGGAAGGGAAGTTGCGGGCGATGACGGAAACGCTCAGTGCGCGATCGGAATCCCTCCAGCACGCCGCGCTGACAGATAGTCTCACAGGCATGCAGAACCGGCGCTTTTTCGACGATGCACTGCGGGAATATCTTCAGGAGTTCCGCCGTATTGAAAAACCCGTCGGGCTGATGGTGCTCGATCTCGACCACTTCAAGCAGGTGAACGACACGCACGGTCATGATGTGGGAGATGAAGTGCTGCGCGCAGTGGCGCGTTGCCTGAAAGACCTGACACGTTATCACGATGTGGTGGCGCGTATGGGGGGGGAGGAATTCGCCATCGTTGCGCCGAACATGAACAATGAATCTCTGGTGAAACTGGCGGAGCGCATTCGACGTGCGGTCGGGGCGCTTGTTATCGAAACCTCGAACGTGAACATTCGGGTGACGATAAGTGTAGGCTTATCGATCTGGAACGGTCGGGAATCGGCCGAAGAATTCTATCGACGCGCCGACAAGATGCTCTATGAGGCGAAACGCCTAGGACGCAATCGGGTTTGCGCCTGA
- a CDS encoding dihydrofolate reductase, which translates to MSVELVVAMAENGVIGRDGDLPWRLSTDLNRFKAITMGKPVIMGRKTWESIGKPLPGRRNIVVTRQADYVAEGAECVSSLDVALALAAAGEPGSDVCVIGGGQIYREAMDKADRLHVTHVDAQIEGDTLFPEIAPEIWEAVSREDVPAGEKDVYATSYVVYQRR; encoded by the coding sequence ATGAGCGTCGAACTCGTCGTTGCAATGGCGGAGAATGGCGTGATCGGGCGCGACGGCGATCTGCCCTGGCGGCTTTCAACGGATCTCAATCGCTTCAAGGCCATCACCATGGGCAAGCCTGTGATCATGGGGCGCAAGACTTGGGAAAGCATCGGCAAGCCACTGCCTGGCCGGCGCAACATAGTGGTCACGCGGCAGGCGGATTATGTAGCCGAAGGGGCTGAATGCGTGTCGTCGCTCGACGTGGCGCTTGCGCTCGCGGCGGCCGGCGAACCCGGTTCGGATGTGTGTGTGATCGGCGGCGGGCAGATTTATCGGGAAGCGATGGACAAGGCCGATCGCCTGCATGTCACGCATGTCGATGCGCAGATCGAGGGGGACACCCTGTTCCCTGAAATTGCCCCCGAAATCTGGGAGGCGGTGTCTCGCGAGGACGTGCCTGCCGGCGAAAAGGACGTTTACGCCACCTCCTATGTGGTCTACCAACGACGCTGA
- the miaA gene encoding tRNA (adenosine(37)-N6)-dimethylallyltransferase MiaA translates to MLNDAILIAGPTASGKSALALRLALEVGGAIINADSMQVYDMLRVLSARPGADDLGRVPHHLYGHVSPSVAYSTGAWLDDVSRLLDTDVLKDRRPIFVGGTGLYFRALLDGIAPTPPVPEPVRIRWRKRLADEGPEALHSLLSERDAVAAAAIGSTDGQRITRALEVHDATGKALSAWQNETTEPLLSREDCTCIVLEPERSFVVDRIERRFDSMVADGALEEVAALLALDLAASLPAMKAIGVPELAAYLRSECTLEQAVTRAKTATRRYSKRQATWFRHQLDDRWLRLPMGRHTNSAEDLIALIKNNLK, encoded by the coding sequence ATGCTGAACGATGCGATCCTGATAGCCGGGCCAACGGCCAGCGGCAAGTCTGCGCTGGCGCTGCGCCTGGCCCTGGAGGTTGGGGGAGCGATCATCAATGCCGACTCCATGCAGGTCTATGACATGCTACGGGTTCTCTCGGCCCGGCCGGGGGCAGATGACCTGGGGAGGGTGCCGCATCATCTCTATGGTCATGTCTCGCCTTCCGTCGCCTATTCGACAGGGGCCTGGCTGGACGATGTTTCCAGGCTGCTCGATACGGATGTTCTGAAGGATCGCCGCCCGATCTTTGTGGGCGGCACTGGGCTTTATTTTCGTGCACTTCTCGATGGAATCGCACCGACGCCGCCGGTGCCGGAGCCCGTGCGCATTCGCTGGCGGAAGCGTCTTGCCGATGAAGGACCCGAAGCGCTTCACAGTCTCCTTTCGGAGCGTGATGCCGTGGCGGCAGCCGCGATCGGTTCCACAGACGGGCAGCGTATCACACGCGCCCTGGAGGTTCACGATGCAACGGGCAAGGCGCTGAGCGCCTGGCAAAACGAAACAACCGAACCATTGCTCTCGCGGGAGGACTGCACCTGTATCGTTCTTGAACCGGAGCGCTCTTTTGTGGTTGATCGCATAGAGCGTCGGTTCGACAGTATGGTAGCGGACGGCGCCCTCGAGGAAGTCGCAGCTCTCCTTGCGCTTGATCTTGCCGCATCCCTTCCTGCGATGAAGGCCATCGGTGTCCCCGAACTGGCAGCCTATCTGCGGAGTGAGTGCACTCTGGAGCAGGCCGTCACACGAGCAAAAACCGCTACGCGCCGTTATTCCAAGAGGCAGGCGACCTGGTTTCGGCATCAGCTTGACGATCGGTGGTTGAGGCTGCCCATGGGCAGGCACACAAATTCAGCCGAGGATCTTATCGCCCTCATCAAAAACAATCTCAAATAG
- a CDS encoding ATP-binding protein translates to MYLEGGTTQGEATSQERRAADQPRRRLLGHVVHCDGARATIAADTETDDADQSNYWTVGKMISINMGTTRTVGLVYAVERPQHRWRDGEANPIAISVELVGEVRDRGTEPVFDRGITEYPHIGAPAHRIRSRDLKAVYDLAGRQQAVIGKLSQDEAIDACIAVDDTLNRHFAVVGTTGVGKSSAVSLLLRKTIASRPDLRVLILDPHNEFASALPEHAVRVDTNTLDLPFWLFRLEELVEVLFRGREPVSEEVELLRDLIPLAKHLYRNPGTAAALRRNNDAGGLTADTPVPYRMADVLKEIDERIGQLENKVERPLYRSLKTRIEAAINDPRYRFMFAARVIEDTIHETIGRLFRVPSHGKTVTCFEMAGMPSEVVNSVCSVMARLAFDLALWSEGKLNLLVVCEEAHRYMPADPRLGFAPTRHALARIAKEGRKYGCYLGVVTQRPGELDPTVLSQCSTVFAMRLANDQDQAIIRSAIADSSASMLSFLSAMGRREAIAFGEGVATTMRMKFESLPPHALPGVRDNDRHKASNPEEIDREVDLASIVNRLRDTGRAPRGQVEASPNIGAPVPAGLQAGDQGYFAGQASYPVETGTRPSSALPPLRSSDASSLARYTGAAPLPRGKFGTR, encoded by the coding sequence ATGTATTTGGAAGGCGGAACGACACAGGGCGAGGCCACATCGCAGGAGCGGCGCGCAGCCGATCAGCCGCGCCGGCGCCTGCTCGGTCATGTGGTTCACTGCGATGGTGCCCGTGCAACCATTGCTGCCGATACCGAAACAGACGATGCAGATCAGTCGAATTACTGGACTGTCGGCAAGATGATTTCCATCAATATGGGAACGACGCGTACTGTCGGTCTCGTCTATGCCGTCGAACGGCCGCAACATCGTTGGCGCGACGGCGAAGCCAATCCCATAGCCATCTCCGTCGAACTCGTTGGCGAGGTCCGGGATCGTGGTACAGAACCCGTCTTCGACCGAGGCATCACCGAGTATCCTCATATCGGTGCGCCAGCCCATCGTATTCGTTCACGCGACTTGAAGGCAGTGTATGACCTTGCGGGACGCCAGCAAGCGGTCATCGGAAAATTGTCGCAGGACGAAGCCATCGACGCGTGTATCGCTGTCGACGATACGCTCAATCGCCACTTCGCGGTCGTCGGCACCACGGGCGTGGGCAAGTCGTCCGCTGTTTCTCTTCTTCTTCGCAAAACCATCGCTTCCCGTCCCGACCTGCGGGTGCTGATCCTCGACCCGCACAACGAGTTCGCCTCCGCGCTGCCCGAACATGCGGTTCGGGTCGATACAAACACGCTCGACCTCCCCTTTTGGCTGTTTCGCCTGGAAGAGCTCGTGGAAGTTCTCTTCAGGGGGCGCGAACCCGTTTCCGAAGAGGTGGAGCTCCTGCGCGACCTCATTCCCCTCGCCAAGCATCTCTATCGAAATCCCGGCACGGCGGCTGCGCTGCGGCGCAACAACGATGCGGGCGGCCTGACGGCCGACACTCCCGTGCCTTACCGTATGGCCGATGTGCTCAAGGAGATCGATGAACGGATCGGTCAGCTCGAAAACAAGGTGGAACGCCCCCTTTACCGCAGCCTGAAAACGCGCATCGAAGCAGCTATCAACGACCCGCGCTACCGCTTCATGTTCGCTGCCCGGGTTATCGAAGACACGATCCACGAGACCATCGGCAGGCTTTTTCGTGTCCCGAGCCACGGCAAGACCGTGACCTGCTTCGAAATGGCGGGCATGCCATCGGAAGTGGTCAACTCTGTCTGCTCGGTCATGGCGCGTCTCGCCTTTGACCTGGCACTGTGGAGCGAAGGGAAGCTCAATCTTCTTGTCGTCTGCGAAGAGGCGCATCGCTACATGCCGGCCGATCCGCGCCTTGGCTTCGCACCCACGCGCCATGCGTTGGCGCGCATCGCGAAGGAAGGTCGCAAATACGGTTGTTATCTCGGCGTGGTGACCCAACGTCCGGGCGAGCTCGACCCAACGGTTCTCTCGCAGTGCTCCACTGTCTTCGCCATGCGGCTCGCCAATGATCAGGACCAGGCGATTATCCGTTCCGCGATTGCGGATTCGTCCGCCTCCATGCTCTCCTTCCTGTCTGCCATGGGCCGTCGGGAGGCGATTGCCTTTGGCGAAGGTGTGGCGACGACCATGCGTATGAAGTTCGAATCTCTTCCGCCACATGCCTTGCCCGGCGTTCGTGACAACGACAGGCACAAGGCCTCCAATCCCGAAGAGATTGATCGCGAAGTGGACCTCGCATCCATCGTCAACCGCTTGCGAGACACCGGGCGCGCTCCCCGCGGGCAGGTGGAGGCATCTCCGAATATCGGGGCGCCTGTCCCTGCCGGTCTGCAGGCAGGCGATCAGGGTTATTTCGCCGGTCAGGCCTCATACCCGGTCGAAACCGGCACAAGACCGTCGTCAGCCCTCCCCCCGTTGCGTTCCTCGGATGCATCGTCGCTCGCGCGCTATACAGGCGCGGCGCCCCTGCCCCGAGGAAAATTCGGGACCCGTTGA
- the hflK gene encoding FtsH protease activity modulator HflK, with amino-acid sequence MPWNNQSGGGGPWGGGNNGGPWDQGPRGPSGPQGSPPDLEEIIKRGQDRLKNALPGGGGISPAMIGLVLLALAGLWLFKSVYTVQPDELAVELRFGKPKPELSEPGLHFHWWPIETVEKASVAERLVDIGQTRGGASSGLMLSGDQNIVDVKFSVAYQVADPAAYLFNVANPDETLRQVAESAMREVVGRRPAQDIFRDDRQGIAEDVRVTIQTALDEYGTGLTVNALSIEDAAPPREVADAFDEVQRAEQDEDRFVEESNQYSNQKLGQARGEAAQIREEAAAYKNRVVQEAEGEAQRFISVYDEYAKAPAVTRKRLFLETMEGVLQGSNKVIVEQNGGQGVVPYLPLPELRQQSQQQPRGTAGGSN; translated from the coding sequence ATGCCCTGGAACAATCAAAGTGGCGGAGGCGGCCCTTGGGGCGGCGGCAATAACGGAGGCCCCTGGGATCAGGGACCGCGTGGGCCGAGTGGACCGCAGGGATCTCCGCCCGATCTGGAAGAGATCATCAAACGCGGCCAGGACAGGCTGAAAAACGCGCTGCCCGGCGGTGGCGGTATCAGCCCGGCCATGATCGGTCTGGTGCTTCTGGCGCTGGCGGGTCTGTGGCTGTTCAAATCCGTTTACACGGTGCAGCCGGACGAGCTGGCGGTGGAATTGCGTTTTGGTAAACCGAAGCCAGAGCTTTCCGAGCCGGGTCTGCATTTCCATTGGTGGCCGATCGAGACTGTGGAGAAGGCTTCCGTTGCCGAGCGGCTGGTGGATATCGGCCAGACCAGGGGCGGGGCTTCCAGCGGGCTGATGCTTTCTGGCGACCAGAACATCGTCGATGTGAAGTTCTCCGTTGCCTATCAGGTTGCCGATCCTGCTGCCTATCTCTTCAACGTCGCCAACCCCGACGAGACGCTGCGCCAGGTTGCCGAAAGCGCCATGCGTGAGGTTGTCGGCCGGCGCCCGGCACAGGACATCTTCCGAGATGATCGTCAGGGCATTGCCGAGGATGTTCGGGTGACCATCCAGACCGCGCTCGACGAATACGGGACGGGGCTGACGGTCAACGCACTGTCGATCGAGGATGCCGCACCGCCACGCGAAGTGGCCGATGCGTTCGACGAGGTGCAGCGCGCCGAACAGGACGAGGACCGTTTCGTGGAGGAATCCAACCAATACTCCAACCAGAAGCTCGGTCAGGCGCGTGGTGAAGCCGCGCAGATCCGCGAAGAGGCGGCCGCTTACAAGAACCGTGTCGTTCAGGAGGCGGAAGGTGAGGCTCAGCGCTTTATCTCCGTCTATGATGAATACGCCAAGGCTCCAGCCGTGACGCGCAAGCGTCTGTTCCTGGAGACGATGGAAGGGGTGCTGCAGGGCTCGAACAAGGTGATTGTCGAGCAGAATGGCGGACAGGGCGTTGTGCCTTATCTGCCATTGCCCGAACTTCGCCAGCAATCGCAGCAGCAGCCGCGTGGAACCGCGGGAGGGAGCAACTAA
- a CDS encoding DUF2065 domain-containing protein — MSDFIAALGLVLVIEGLVYGGMPRLARKLAEQVLEMPDSALRTAGISAMVLGVALVWLVRG, encoded by the coding sequence ATGAGCGATTTCATTGCCGCCCTGGGCCTGGTTCTCGTCATCGAGGGTCTGGTCTATGGCGGCATGCCGAGGCTGGCCAGAAAACTGGCCGAGCAGGTTCTCGAAATGCCGGACAGCGCGCTTCGCACGGCGGGCATTTCGGCCATGGTACTCGGGGTGGCCTTGGTTTGGCTCGTTCGAGGATGA
- a CDS encoding DUF2853 family protein: MADYLADVRKYDATADEDVVKKIVKHLGIALRNRDSSLVSCSDSSELDRVRESWCMKKLGETDGAKCDSIIEKVCETMSGDNSKSRVTFYYLVAKHLGKLSSL; the protein is encoded by the coding sequence ATGGCCGATTATCTCGCGGATGTCCGCAAATATGATGCAACCGCTGACGAAGACGTCGTCAAGAAGATCGTGAAGCATCTTGGTATCGCGTTGCGCAACCGGGACTCCTCTCTGGTTTCGTGCAGCGATTCCAGTGAACTGGATCGCGTGCGCGAGAGCTGGTGCATGAAGAAGCTTGGCGAAACCGATGGTGCCAAGTGCGATTCCATCATCGAAAAGGTCTGCGAGACGATGTCCGGCGACAATTCGAAAAGCCGCGTGACGTTCTACTATCTGGTGGCGAAGCATCTGGGCAAACTGTCCAGCCTCTGA
- a CDS encoding GNAT family N-acetyltransferase — protein MILLETDRLVLRNWSEEDRPFFHRINSDDTIMEFFPFRRNREEADAVMDRIRDGIAKNGFGFAAAALKSTGRPIGFVGLHETSGLANLPAGSVEIGWRLAPEFWGNGYVTEAARAWLDFGFDTLDLEEIVSFAVTDNHRSIAVMRRIGMHQDEAGSFDHPGVPESHPHLKPHALYRLTRSDWRAARQ, from the coding sequence ATGATCCTCCTGGAGACCGACCGTCTGGTCCTGCGCAATTGGAGCGAGGAAGATCGACCGTTTTTCCATCGCATCAATTCCGATGACACGATCATGGAGTTCTTCCCTTTCCGCAGGAACCGCGAAGAGGCGGATGCGGTCATGGACCGGATTCGTGACGGCATCGCGAAGAATGGCTTCGGGTTCGCGGCGGCAGCCCTGAAAAGCACTGGCCGGCCGATCGGGTTTGTGGGGCTGCACGAGACATCCGGCCTCGCCAACCTGCCGGCTGGGTCCGTTGAAATCGGCTGGCGGCTGGCACCGGAATTCTGGGGCAATGGTTATGTAACCGAAGCCGCCCGCGCATGGCTCGATTTTGGTTTCGACACGCTCGACCTTGAGGAAATCGTCTCTTTCGCAGTGACAGACAATCATCGCTCCATCGCGGTTATGCGCCGTATCGGCATGCACCAGGATGAAGCCGGCTCCTTCGATCATCCTGGTGTTCCAGAGAGCCACCCGCATCTGAAACCCCATGCGCTCTATCGGCTGACGCGGTCGGACTGGCGGGCGGCGCGCCAATAA